A genomic stretch from Frigoribacterium sp. PvP032 includes:
- a CDS encoding GuaB1 family IMP dehydrogenase-related protein, producing the protein MRFYETTPTHDLTYSDVFLVPSRSSVTSRLDVSLVPGDGTGATVPIVSANMNSVTGPRLAATLARRGGLGVLPQDMPLQELDAAIRWVKSQPVEWDTPWSLDPGETVAAALTRVPAVEGHGIVLHDSDGAFLGCIAASRLATAPRDAVLGDLLHGALTSLDADDVDSPRAAFDRMVAAEIDFAPVLRHGQVVGTVSRKSALRSTIYQPALDRDGRLRVAAAVGINGDVEQKARALAAAGVDVLVLDTAHGDQDGMVAAVKKVAAAELGLPIVAGNVVTEEAVRHLVGAGADVIKVGVGPGAMCTTRMMTAVGRPQFSAVLETAATARSLGAHVWADGGVRYPRDVALALAAGASSVMIGSWFAGTVEAPGELATDERGLYKESWGMASTKAVQGRFGRLDPFELARKTLFAEGISSSRIYLDPLRPGVEDLLDMITSGVRSSFTYAGARTLPEFAERALVGIQSAAGYEEGKALPVSW; encoded by the coding sequence ATGAGGTTCTACGAGACGACGCCGACCCACGACCTGACGTACTCCGACGTGTTCCTGGTGCCCAGCCGCTCGTCGGTGACCAGCAGGCTCGACGTCTCGCTGGTGCCGGGCGACGGCACGGGCGCGACGGTCCCGATCGTCTCGGCCAACATGAACTCGGTGACCGGCCCCCGCCTCGCCGCGACCCTCGCCCGCCGCGGCGGCCTCGGCGTCCTCCCGCAGGACATGCCGCTGCAGGAGCTCGACGCGGCGATCCGCTGGGTCAAGTCGCAGCCGGTCGAGTGGGACACTCCGTGGTCGCTCGACCCGGGCGAGACCGTCGCCGCCGCGCTGACCCGCGTGCCCGCCGTCGAGGGGCACGGCATCGTGCTGCACGACTCCGACGGCGCCTTCCTCGGCTGCATCGCCGCCTCGCGCCTGGCCACCGCGCCCCGCGACGCCGTGCTCGGCGACCTGCTGCACGGCGCGTTGACCTCGCTCGACGCGGACGACGTCGACTCGCCGCGCGCCGCCTTCGACCGCATGGTCGCCGCCGAGATCGACTTCGCGCCCGTGCTGCGGCACGGCCAGGTGGTCGGCACGGTGAGCCGCAAGAGCGCGCTCCGCTCGACGATCTACCAGCCCGCGCTCGACCGGGACGGCCGCCTCCGGGTCGCCGCAGCGGTCGGCATCAACGGCGACGTCGAGCAGAAGGCCCGCGCGCTCGCCGCGGCCGGCGTCGACGTGCTCGTGCTCGACACCGCGCACGGCGACCAGGACGGCATGGTGGCCGCGGTCAAGAAGGTGGCCGCCGCCGAGCTCGGCCTGCCGATCGTCGCCGGGAACGTCGTCACCGAGGAGGCGGTGCGCCACCTCGTGGGCGCGGGCGCCGACGTGATCAAGGTCGGCGTCGGCCCCGGGGCGATGTGCACCACCCGGATGATGACCGCCGTGGGCCGCCCCCAGTTCTCCGCCGTGCTCGAGACCGCGGCGACCGCCCGCTCGCTCGGCGCGCACGTCTGGGCCGACGGCGGCGTGCGCTACCCGCGCGACGTCGCGCTCGCCCTCGCCGCGGGCGCGTCGTCGGTGATGATCGGCTCGTGGTTCGCCGGCACGGTGGAGGCGCCCGGCGAGCTGGCGACCGACGAGCGCGGCCTCTACAAGGAGAGCTGGGGCATGGCGTCGACCAAGGCCGTGCAGGGCCGCTTCGGCCGGCTCGACCCCTTCGAGCTCGCTCGCAAGACGCTCTTCGCCGAGGGCATCTCGTCGTCGCGCATCTACCTCGACCCGCTGCGGCCGGGTGTGGAAGATCTGCTCGACATGATCACCTCGGGCGTCCGCAGCTCGTTCACCTACGCGGGCGCCCGCACCCTGCCCGAGTTCGCCGAGCGGGCCCTCGTGGGCATCCAGTCGGCGGCCGGCTACGAGGAAGGCAAGGCGCTTCCCGTCAGCTGGTGA
- the aroA gene encoding 3-phosphoshikimate 1-carboxyvinyltransferase, translating to MQVYRYSGPEFSPYDDGGVPPTVDDGRWVAPRAAGPLRASLSLPGSKSLTNRELVLSALADSPSTLRAPLHSRDTSLMIDALRALGTTIDELESGEPFGPDLVVTPGELTGGATVDCGLAGTVMRFLPPVAALALGPITFDGDEAARRRPMRATLDSLRALGVDVSDDGRGSLPFSLYGTGEVEGGEVEIDASASSQFVSGLLLSAPRFSQGLTLRHTGEVLPSTPHIEMTIDALAQRGVAVATPEPGVWEVPPTAIAGRELTIEPDLSNAAPFLVAALVAGGTVSISRWPAETTQVGADLIELLPLWGATVSLVDGVLTVDGGDGLVGGGSLPGVDVDLSRGGELAPALVALAALASGPSTITGIGHLRGHETDRLAALASEISALGGLVTELDDGLRVEPSPLHAGQWRTYGDHRMAHAAAIIGLAVDGVELDDVRVVSKTLPQFVDLWDDLLGRRVVERPADIDLLGFL from the coding sequence ATGCAGGTGTACAGGTATTCCGGGCCCGAGTTCTCTCCCTACGACGACGGCGGCGTTCCGCCCACGGTCGACGACGGGCGCTGGGTCGCGCCGCGCGCCGCGGGCCCCCTCCGCGCCTCCTTGTCGCTGCCGGGGTCGAAGTCGCTGACGAACCGCGAGCTGGTGCTCTCGGCCCTGGCCGACTCCCCCTCGACGCTGCGGGCTCCCCTGCACTCGCGCGACACCTCCTTGATGATCGACGCACTGCGGGCACTCGGCACGACGATCGACGAGCTCGAGTCGGGCGAGCCGTTCGGCCCCGACCTCGTCGTCACGCCCGGCGAGCTCACGGGCGGCGCGACGGTCGACTGCGGTCTCGCGGGCACCGTCATGCGGTTCCTGCCGCCGGTCGCGGCACTGGCCCTCGGCCCCATCACCTTCGACGGCGACGAGGCCGCTCGACGTCGCCCGATGCGCGCGACCCTCGACTCCCTGCGGGCCCTCGGCGTCGACGTGTCGGACGACGGCCGCGGCTCGCTGCCGTTCAGCCTGTACGGCACGGGCGAGGTCGAGGGAGGCGAGGTCGAGATCGACGCGTCCGCCTCCAGCCAGTTCGTGTCCGGCCTGCTGCTGTCGGCGCCGCGGTTCTCGCAGGGGCTGACGCTCCGCCACACGGGCGAGGTGCTGCCGAGCACGCCGCACATCGAGATGACGATCGACGCGCTCGCCCAGCGCGGCGTGGCCGTCGCGACCCCTGAGCCCGGCGTCTGGGAGGTGCCGCCCACGGCGATCGCCGGGCGCGAGCTGACCATCGAGCCCGACCTCTCGAACGCGGCCCCCTTCCTCGTCGCGGCCCTGGTGGCCGGCGGCACCGTCTCGATCTCGCGCTGGCCGGCCGAGACGACGCAGGTCGGGGCCGACCTGATCGAGCTGCTGCCGCTCTGGGGCGCCACCGTCTCGCTGGTCGACGGCGTGCTGACCGTCGACGGCGGCGACGGCCTCGTCGGCGGCGGGTCGCTGCCCGGCGTCGACGTCGACCTGTCCCGCGGCGGCGAGCTCGCCCCGGCCCTCGTCGCCCTGGCCGCCCTCGCCTCCGGCCCGAGCACCATCACGGGCATCGGGCACCTGCGCGGGCACGAGACCGACCGCCTCGCGGCCCTCGCCAGCGAGATCTCGGCCCTCGGCGGCCTCGTCACCGAGCTCGACGACGGCCTCCGCGTCGAGCCGTCGCCGCTGCACGCCGGCCAGTGGCGCACCTACGGCGACCACCGCATGGCCCACGCCGCGGCGATCATCGGCCTCGCCGTCGACGGCGTCGAGCTGGACGACGTCCGCGTCGTCTCGAAGACGCTGCCGCAGTTCGTCGACCTGTGGGACGACCTGCTCGGCCGCCGCGTCGTCGAGCGCCCGGCCGACATCGACCTGCTCGGGTTCCTGTAG
- a CDS encoding zf-HC2 domain-containing protein, with amino-acid sequence MTDCGCDKAKAELEEFLHDELCREDAADIREHMATCADCSGEHKVGIVLTEAVQRACKETAPEDLRSTVLARIRDLQASH; translated from the coding sequence ATGACCGACTGCGGTTGCGACAAGGCGAAGGCCGAGCTCGAGGAGTTCCTGCACGACGAGCTCTGCCGTGAGGACGCCGCCGACATCCGGGAGCACATGGCCACCTGTGCCGACTGCTCCGGCGAGCACAAGGTCGGCATCGTGCTGACGGAGGCGGTGCAGCGCGCCTGCAAGGAGACGGCCCCCGAAGACCTGCGCTCGACCGTGCTCGCGCGGATCCGCGACCTGCAGGCCTCGCACTAG
- a CDS encoding hemolysin family protein → MNEWILLAIGIVLTIGTGLFVASEFSLVNLDRSDLEARQAKGEKGLAPTIGALRITSTHLSSAQLGITLTTLLTGYTMEPAISRLLAPPLLGVGIPEPVVTVAGPVVAIVVATLLSMIVGELVPKNFALALPLRTAKLVIPFQVGFTTVFRPAVALLNNTANAILRGVGIEPKEELSGARTAEELSSLVRRSAFEGSLALDTATLLARTLAFSDHTASDVMTPRPRLSTVTRTDSAETVLQLARRTGLSRFPVTDDGIDDVVGLVHVKQAVSVPREKRADVPVSALLTDAVRVPETMTLDNLLGEVRGRGYQMAVVVDEYGGTAGVVTLEDLIEELVGEVSDEHDRSRVDVVRSRNWLTFPGLLRPDELLERASVTVPEEGPWETVGGWVMSELGRLPVVGDVVESEAGTFRVERLEGRRIDRIRFTPTPEDEVVEQPERGGRAERGGRAERASRSERAGRSDAPASMRDVDARQKETTR, encoded by the coding sequence GTGAACGAGTGGATCCTGCTCGCGATCGGCATCGTCCTCACGATCGGCACCGGCCTCTTCGTCGCCAGCGAGTTCTCGTTGGTCAACCTCGACCGCTCTGACCTCGAGGCCCGTCAGGCCAAGGGGGAGAAGGGGCTCGCGCCGACCATCGGCGCCCTCCGCATCACCTCGACGCACCTCTCCAGCGCCCAGCTCGGCATCACGCTGACGACGCTGCTGACCGGCTACACGATGGAGCCGGCCATCTCCCGGCTGCTGGCACCGCCCCTCCTCGGCGTCGGCATCCCCGAGCCGGTCGTCACCGTCGCCGGCCCCGTCGTCGCGATCGTCGTGGCGACCCTGCTCTCGATGATCGTCGGCGAGCTCGTGCCCAAGAACTTCGCGCTGGCCCTGCCGCTGCGGACGGCGAAGCTCGTCATCCCGTTCCAGGTCGGCTTCACGACGGTGTTCCGCCCCGCCGTGGCCCTGCTCAACAACACGGCGAACGCCATCCTGCGCGGCGTCGGGATCGAGCCGAAGGAGGAGCTGTCCGGCGCACGGACTGCCGAAGAGCTGTCGTCGCTCGTCCGCCGCTCGGCCTTCGAGGGCAGCCTCGCCCTCGACACGGCGACCCTGCTGGCGCGCACCCTGGCCTTCAGCGACCACACCGCCTCCGACGTGATGACGCCACGTCCGCGGCTCTCGACGGTGACGCGCACCGACTCGGCCGAGACCGTGCTGCAGCTCGCGCGGCGCACCGGGCTGTCGCGGTTCCCGGTCACCGACGACGGCATCGACGACGTCGTGGGCCTCGTCCACGTCAAGCAGGCCGTGTCGGTGCCGCGTGAGAAGCGGGCCGACGTGCCCGTCTCGGCCCTGCTCACCGACGCCGTCCGCGTGCCCGAGACGATGACCCTCGACAACCTGCTCGGCGAGGTCCGCGGCCGCGGCTACCAGATGGCGGTCGTCGTCGACGAGTACGGCGGCACCGCCGGCGTCGTCACCCTGGAGGACCTGATCGAGGAGCTCGTGGGCGAGGTGTCGGACGAGCACGACCGCAGCCGCGTCGACGTCGTGCGCTCCCGCAACTGGCTCACGTTCCCCGGGCTGCTGCGCCCCGACGAGCTGCTCGAGCGCGCGTCGGTCACGGTGCCGGAGGAGGGCCCCTGGGAGACCGTCGGCGGTTGGGTGATGAGCGAGCTCGGGCGCCTGCCCGTGGTCGGCGACGTCGTCGAGTCCGAGGCCGGCACGTTCCGCGTCGAGCGGCTCGAGGGCCGACGGATCGACCGGATCAGGTTCACCCCGACGCCCGAGGACGAGGTCGTCGAGCAGCCGGAGCGCGGTGGTCGTGCCGAGCGCGGCGGCCGTGCCGAGCGCGCGAGCCGGTCCGAGCGAGCGGGCAGGTCGGACGCGCCCGCCTCGATGCGCGACGTCGACGCCCGCCAGAAGGAGACGACCCGATGA
- a CDS encoding sigma-70 family RNA polymerase sigma factor, with protein sequence MPTALAPRRITVAELESAVMITPEGDEPTPATSATAPDPVEAGDGDAVAAATVEAIEAVETSDEGEPDLRGLFEEQALPFMDQLYAAAMRMTRNPADASDLVQETFVKAFAAFRQFQQGTNLKAWLYRIQTNTFINTYRKKQRDPYQGTIDELEDWQMGGAESATRTSGSTRSAEAEAIDHLPDSAVKDALQKVPEDFRMAVYFADVEGFSYQEIADIMKTPVGTVMSRLHRGRRLLRGLLADYARDRGIAVPAGTTSKGSTK encoded by the coding sequence GTGCCCACAGCACTTGCACCGAGGCGGATCACCGTGGCCGAACTAGAATCGGCCGTGATGATCACCCCCGAGGGCGACGAGCCCACCCCCGCGACCAGCGCGACCGCACCCGACCCCGTCGAGGCGGGCGACGGCGACGCCGTCGCCGCAGCGACAGTCGAGGCGATCGAGGCCGTCGAGACCTCGGACGAGGGCGAACCGGATCTGCGCGGCCTCTTCGAGGAGCAGGCCCTGCCGTTCATGGACCAGCTCTACGCGGCGGCCATGCGCATGACGCGCAACCCGGCCGACGCCTCCGACCTCGTGCAGGAGACGTTCGTCAAGGCGTTCGCCGCGTTCCGGCAGTTCCAGCAGGGCACCAACCTCAAGGCCTGGCTGTACCGGATCCAGACCAACACGTTCATCAACACGTACCGCAAGAAGCAGCGCGACCCCTACCAGGGCACCATCGACGAGCTCGAGGACTGGCAGATGGGCGGTGCCGAGTCGGCGACCCGCACCTCCGGCTCCACCCGCTCGGCCGAGGCCGAGGCGATCGACCACCTGCCGGACAGCGCCGTCAAGGACGCGCTGCAGAAGGTGCCGGAGGACTTCCGCATGGCGGTCTACTTCGCCGACGTCGAGGGGTTCTCGTACCAGGAGATCGCCGACATCATGAAGACGCCCGTGGGCACGGTGATGAGCCGCCTGCACCGCGGCCGCCGACTGCTGCGGGGACTACTCGCCGACTACGCCCGCGACCGAGGGATCGCGGTGCCGGCCGGCACGACATCGAAGGGCAGCACCAAATGA
- a CDS encoding GNAT family N-acetyltransferase, translating into MTATVELLASPTSDDLDDLVALIGLLGHSLDAEVLSARLSHLTAAAGHETWVVRGDDGRVVAVAGAHVRWAYNADAPTAQLLLLVVGEAARRDGTGSHLLQHFEEWSRGHGARTLEAVSAAATDSAHRFYRKRGYHEAGVRYSKLV; encoded by the coding sequence ATGACCGCCACGGTGGAGCTCCTCGCCAGCCCGACGTCCGACGACCTCGACGACCTGGTGGCCCTCATCGGGCTGCTCGGCCACTCGCTCGACGCCGAGGTGCTCTCGGCCCGCCTGTCGCACCTCACCGCCGCCGCGGGGCACGAGACCTGGGTGGTGCGCGGCGACGACGGTCGCGTGGTCGCCGTCGCGGGCGCCCACGTGCGCTGGGCCTACAACGCCGACGCGCCGACCGCGCAGCTGCTGCTGCTGGTCGTCGGGGAGGCGGCCCGACGAGACGGGACCGGCTCGCACCTCCTGCAGCACTTCGAGGAGTGGTCGCGCGGCCACGGCGCACGCACCCTCGAGGCCGTCTCGGCCGCCGCCACCGACTCGGCCCACCGCTTCTACCGCAAGCGCGGCTACCACGAGGCCGGCGTCCGCTACTCGAAGCTCGTCTGA
- a CDS encoding multifunctional oxoglutarate decarboxylase/oxoglutarate dehydrogenase thiamine pyrophosphate-binding subunit/dihydrolipoyllysine-residue succinyltransferase subunit, with amino-acid sequence MTSHVTGTTDEGAFGANEWLVDELYEKWVVDKSAVDESWWPVLEAYKPSGGADAATSASASADAPAPEQATGGQAQVPDEVTGAPGENEPAAPAPAPAAPAGKKAAKTTSVEPSEKPIPAESPAKAPEKPRTSTEPAPEPEATVAPLRGMAKSLATNMDASLSVPTATSVRTVAAKLMIDNRIVINNHLKRARGGKVSFTHLIGWALVQALKEFPSQNVFYDEVDGKPSVVTPAHINLGLAIDIPKPDGTRALLVPGIKKADEMTFADFLSAYEDVVRRARDNKLTAADFQGNTISLTNPGGIGTVHSVPRLMKGAGSIIGAGALDYPAEFQGTSSKTLVELGIGKTVTLTSTYDHRVIQGAGSGEFLKKVNELLIGQRGFYEQIFAALRIPYEPIRWNPDINVNLAERVGKTARVQELINSYRVRGHLMADIDPLQYRQRSHPDLAIESHGLTFWDLDREFVTGGLGGHTSALLRDILGILRDSYCRTIGVEYMHIQDPAQRAWVQQHVEVPYVKPSHDEQMRILAKLNEAEAFETFLQTKYVGQKRFSLEGGESAIALLDTVIQQAAREELEEVAIGMAHRGRLNVLTNIAGKTYGQIFREFEGTQDPRTVQGSGDVKYHLGTEGEFTSATGETIPVYIAANPSHLEAGDGVLEGIVRAKQDRGPKGVFGTLPILIHGDAAMAGQGVVVETLQMSMLRGYRVGGTIHVVINNQVGFTTPPSESRSSIYSTDVAKTIQAPVFHVNGDDPEAVARVAELAFSYRQQFKRDVVVDLICYRRRGHNEGDDPSMTQPLMYNLIEAKRSVRTLYTEALVGRGDITQEEYDGAHRDFQDRLERAFQETHAAQTGSMPVITDDGGDVDDLERPRSQRDDTSGEPESTGVELDLIHAIGDAHDNPPEGFSVHPKLSQLLKKRVDMSRNGGIDWAFAELLAMGSVLTEGTPVRLAGQDSRRGTFVQRHSVLHDRENGQEWLPLQNITDDQANLWIYDSLLSEYAAMGFEYGYSVERADALVMWEAQFGDFSNGAQTIIDEFISSAEQKWGQRSSVVLLLPHGYEGQGPDHSSARMERFLQMCAEDNMTIARPSTPASYFHLLRRQAYARPRRPLVVFTPKAMLRLRGATSGVDAFTSGRFEPVLDCTRVQDPSATKRIVLHSGKIHYDLSAELDKRGVQDDIALVRLEQLYPLPLERIREVLSRYPSAEIVWAQEEPENQGAWPFVVLELQKHLDRRITVASRPASASPAAGSTKASAAQQAELIAAALTL; translated from the coding sequence GTGACGAGCCACGTGACGGGAACGACCGACGAGGGTGCCTTCGGGGCCAACGAGTGGCTGGTCGACGAGCTCTACGAGAAGTGGGTGGTCGACAAGTCCGCGGTCGACGAGTCGTGGTGGCCCGTCCTCGAGGCGTACAAGCCCTCAGGCGGCGCCGACGCTGCGACATCCGCGTCCGCGTCCGCCGATGCGCCTGCTCCCGAGCAGGCGACCGGCGGCCAGGCCCAGGTCCCCGACGAGGTGACCGGCGCACCCGGCGAGAACGAGCCCGCGGCGCCTGCCCCGGCACCGGCTGCCCCGGCCGGCAAGAAGGCCGCCAAGACCACCTCGGTCGAGCCGTCCGAGAAGCCCATCCCGGCCGAGTCGCCCGCCAAGGCCCCGGAGAAGCCCCGCACCAGCACCGAGCCCGCGCCGGAGCCCGAGGCGACGGTCGCCCCCCTGCGCGGCATGGCGAAGTCGCTCGCCACGAACATGGACGCGAGCCTCAGCGTCCCTACCGCCACCAGCGTCCGCACCGTCGCGGCCAAGCTGATGATCGACAACCGCATCGTCATCAACAACCACCTGAAGCGCGCCCGGGGCGGCAAGGTCTCGTTCACGCACCTCATCGGCTGGGCGCTCGTCCAGGCCCTGAAGGAGTTCCCGAGCCAGAACGTCTTCTACGACGAGGTCGACGGCAAGCCGTCGGTGGTCACGCCCGCGCACATCAACCTCGGGCTCGCGATCGACATCCCCAAGCCCGACGGCACCCGCGCCCTGCTCGTCCCCGGCATCAAGAAGGCCGACGAGATGACCTTCGCCGACTTCCTGTCGGCCTACGAGGACGTCGTCCGCCGTGCCCGCGACAACAAGCTGACCGCGGCCGACTTCCAGGGCAACACGATCTCGCTGACGAACCCGGGCGGCATCGGCACGGTCCACAGCGTGCCGCGCCTGATGAAGGGCGCGGGCTCGATCATCGGCGCCGGCGCGCTCGACTACCCCGCCGAGTTCCAGGGCACCTCGTCGAAGACGCTCGTCGAGCTGGGCATCGGCAAGACGGTCACGCTCACGAGCACCTACGACCACCGCGTCATCCAGGGCGCCGGGTCGGGCGAGTTCCTCAAGAAGGTCAACGAGCTGCTGATCGGGCAGCGCGGCTTCTACGAGCAGATCTTCGCGGCGCTCCGCATCCCCTACGAGCCCATCCGCTGGAACCCCGACATCAACGTCAACCTCGCCGAGCGCGTGGGCAAGACGGCCCGGGTGCAGGAGCTGATCAACAGCTACCGGGTCCGCGGCCACCTGATGGCCGACATCGACCCGCTGCAGTACCGCCAGCGCAGCCACCCCGACCTCGCGATCGAGAGCCACGGCCTCACCTTCTGGGATCTCGACCGCGAGTTCGTCACGGGCGGCCTCGGCGGCCACACCTCGGCCCTGCTGCGCGACATCCTCGGCATCCTCCGCGACTCGTACTGCCGCACCATCGGCGTCGAGTACATGCACATCCAGGACCCCGCGCAGCGCGCCTGGGTGCAGCAGCACGTCGAGGTGCCCTACGTGAAGCCGTCGCACGACGAGCAGATGCGCATCCTCGCGAAGCTCAACGAGGCCGAGGCCTTCGAGACGTTCCTGCAGACCAAGTACGTCGGCCAGAAGCGCTTCAGCCTCGAGGGCGGCGAGTCCGCCATCGCCCTGCTCGACACCGTCATCCAGCAGGCGGCCCGCGAAGAGCTCGAGGAGGTGGCGATCGGGATGGCGCACCGTGGCCGTCTCAACGTCCTCACCAACATCGCCGGCAAGACGTACGGCCAGATCTTCCGCGAGTTCGAGGGCACGCAGGACCCGCGCACGGTCCAGGGCTCCGGCGACGTCAAGTACCACCTGGGCACCGAGGGCGAGTTCACGAGCGCCACGGGCGAGACGATCCCGGTCTACATCGCCGCGAACCCGTCGCACCTCGAGGCCGGCGACGGCGTGCTCGAGGGCATCGTCCGCGCCAAGCAGGATCGCGGGCCCAAGGGCGTCTTCGGCACCCTGCCGATCCTCATCCACGGCGACGCGGCCATGGCCGGCCAGGGCGTCGTGGTCGAGACGCTGCAGATGTCGATGCTGCGCGGCTACCGCGTGGGCGGCACGATCCACGTCGTCATCAACAACCAGGTCGGCTTCACCACTCCCCCGTCCGAGTCGCGGTCGTCGATCTACTCGACCGACGTCGCGAAGACGATCCAGGCGCCGGTGTTCCACGTCAACGGCGACGACCCCGAGGCCGTCGCCCGGGTCGCCGAGCTGGCGTTCTCGTACCGCCAGCAGTTCAAGCGCGACGTCGTCGTCGACCTGATCTGCTACCGCCGCCGCGGGCACAACGAGGGCGACGACCCCTCGATGACCCAGCCGTTGATGTACAACCTGATCGAGGCCAAGCGCAGCGTCCGCACCCTCTACACCGAGGCCCTCGTCGGCCGCGGCGACATCACGCAGGAGGAGTACGACGGCGCGCACCGCGACTTCCAGGACCGCCTCGAGCGCGCCTTCCAGGAGACGCACGCGGCGCAGACCGGCTCGATGCCCGTCATCACCGACGACGGCGGGGACGTCGACGACCTCGAGCGGCCGAGGTCGCAGCGGGACGACACCTCGGGCGAGCCCGAGAGCACCGGCGTCGAGCTCGACCTGATCCACGCGATCGGCGACGCGCACGACAACCCGCCGGAGGGCTTCTCCGTGCACCCCAAGCTCTCGCAGCTGCTCAAGAAGCGCGTCGACATGAGCCGCAACGGCGGCATCGACTGGGCCTTCGCCGAGCTGCTCGCCATGGGCTCGGTCCTCACCGAGGGCACGCCGGTGCGCCTCGCCGGCCAGGACAGCCGCCGCGGCACCTTCGTGCAGCGCCACTCGGTGCTGCACGACCGGGAGAACGGCCAGGAGTGGCTGCCGCTGCAGAACATCACCGACGACCAGGCGAACCTCTGGATCTACGACTCGCTGCTGAGCGAGTACGCGGCGATGGGCTTCGAGTACGGCTACTCGGTCGAGCGGGCCGACGCGCTCGTGATGTGGGAGGCGCAGTTCGGCGACTTCAGCAACGGCGCGCAGACCATCATCGACGAGTTCATCTCGAGCGCCGAGCAGAAGTGGGGACAGCGCTCGAGCGTCGTCCTGCTGCTGCCGCACGGCTACGAGGGCCAGGGGCCCGACCACTCGTCGGCCCGCATGGAGCGGTTCCTCCAGATGTGCGCGGAGGACAACATGACCATCGCGCGCCCCTCGACCCCCGCCTCCTACTTCCACCTGCTGCGCCGCCAGGCGTACGCGCGCCCCCGCCGACCGCTGGTGGTGTTCACGCCCAAGGCGATGCTGCGCCTCCGGGGCGCGACGAGCGGTGTCGACGCGTTCACGAGCGGCCGGTTCGAGCCGGTGCTCGACTGCACCCGCGTCCAGGACCCGTCGGCGACGAAGCGGATCGTGCTGCACTCCGGCAAGATCCACTACGACCTCTCGGCCGAGCTCGACAAGCGCGGCGTGCAGGACGACATCGCGCTCGTCCGCCTCGAGCAGCTCTACCCGCTGCCGCTCGAGCGCATCCGCGAGGTGCTGTCGCGCTACCCCTCGGCCGAGATCGTCTGGGCCCAGGAGGAGCCGGAGAACCAGGGCGCCTGGCCGTTCGTCGTGCTCGAGCTGCAGAAGCACCTCGACCGCCGGATCACGGTCGCCTCGCGTCCTGCGTCGGCCTCGCCGGCTGCGGGCTCGACCAAGGCGAGCGCGGCGCAGCAGGCCGAGCTGATCGCGGCGGCGCTCACGCTGTAG
- the rsgA gene encoding ribosome small subunit-dependent GTPase A: MSWWSDGDDAADDEAWGQYDESSVRQRPNPKANRPRTKQRPAYANAEEGVVWTVDRGRYGVLMDAGTPDEREITTARARELGKKSVVTGDRVGVVGDTSGAEGSLARIVKVQERTTLLRRSADDSDAVERVIVANADQMLIVVAAADPEPRPRLVDRYMVAAFDAGVEPILCITKTDLADPAPFAAHFSCLDLRIVTTTSTSFDPLPDGSPSPVLDELRELLDGHVTVTVGHSGVGKSTLVNALTGSQREVGVVNAVTGRGRHTSSSTVSFKVPSGGWIVDTPGVRSFGLGHVDPENILRSFARHAHPSEKPSRDGIPLAEAHDWEIVDRVEAGELGDVGRERLASLQTLLASKGGVSGREQAARDEDARSDEQPPPPPSR, translated from the coding sequence GTGAGCTGGTGGAGCGACGGCGACGACGCCGCAGACGACGAGGCCTGGGGCCAGTACGACGAGAGCTCGGTGCGGCAGCGCCCGAACCCGAAGGCCAACCGGCCGCGCACCAAGCAGCGGCCCGCGTACGCGAACGCCGAGGAGGGGGTGGTCTGGACCGTCGACCGCGGCCGCTACGGCGTGCTGATGGACGCCGGCACCCCCGACGAGCGTGAGATCACGACCGCGCGTGCCCGCGAGCTCGGCAAGAAGAGCGTCGTCACCGGCGACCGCGTGGGCGTCGTCGGCGACACGAGCGGCGCGGAGGGCTCGCTCGCCCGCATCGTCAAGGTGCAGGAACGGACGACGCTGCTGCGCCGCAGTGCCGACGACAGCGACGCCGTGGAGCGCGTCATCGTGGCCAACGCCGACCAGATGCTGATCGTCGTCGCCGCGGCCGACCCCGAGCCGCGCCCCCGGCTCGTCGACCGCTACATGGTCGCCGCCTTCGACGCGGGGGTCGAGCCGATCCTCTGCATCACGAAGACCGACCTCGCCGACCCCGCACCGTTCGCGGCCCACTTCTCGTGCCTCGACCTGCGGATCGTGACGACCACCTCCACGTCGTTCGACCCCCTGCCCGACGGCTCGCCGTCGCCGGTGCTCGACGAGCTGCGCGAGCTGCTCGACGGGCACGTGACGGTGACGGTAGGCCACTCGGGCGTCGGAAAGTCGACGCTCGTCAACGCCCTGACCGGGTCGCAGCGCGAGGTCGGCGTCGTCAACGCGGTGACCGGGCGCGGGCGGCACACGTCGTCGTCGACCGTCTCGTTCAAGGTGCCGAGCGGCGGCTGGATCGTCGACACGCCCGGCGTCCGATCGTTCGGGCTCGGGCACGTCGACCCGGAGAACATCCTCCGGTCGTTCGCGCGGCACGCCCACCCCTCCGAGAAGCCCTCGCGCGACGGGATCCCGCTGGCCGAGGCGCACGACTGGGAGATCGTCGACCGAGTCGAGGCCGGCGAGCTCGGCGACGTCGGCCGTGAGCGGCTCGCCTCGCTGCAGACGCTGCTCGCCTCGAAGGGCGGCGTCAGCGGCCGCGAGCAGGCCGCCCGCGACGAGGACGCCCGCTCGGACGAGCAGCCGCCGCCTCCGCCGTCGCGCTAG